From Arachis stenosperma cultivar V10309 chromosome 2, arast.V10309.gnm1.PFL2, whole genome shotgun sequence, one genomic window encodes:
- the LOC130960506 gene encoding cyclin-dependent kinase inhibitor 3 has translation MGKYMKKSKMGGEVAVMEVSSSSSAPSPMGVRTRAKTLALQKSPPSPPPSSAAAPSFDYIQLRSRRLQKVLVRPKNQPPAKQSGFCGGAAGVTSRMLTEQKRISIDAEENAEFSFGENTLEAEARDRSTRESTPCSLIRDSNAIETPGSTTRQRTSSTFTSPMILEHIQRNIPTTYEMEEFFACAEKQQQKIFMDKYNYDIVNDVPLSGRYEWVQVHH, from the exons ATGGGGAAGTACATGAAGAAATCGAAGATGGGAGGCGAAGTTGCAGTCATGGAGGTGTCATCATCTTCTTCTGCTCCTTCTCCAATGGGAGTTCGCACACGAGCCAAAACCCTCGCGCTTCAGAAATCTCCTCCTTCTCCGCCGCCGTCTTCCGCAGCTGCTCCGTCGTTCGACTACATTCAGTTACGAAGCCGCCGTCTCCAGAAGGTTCTTGTCCGCCCTAAGAACCAGCCGCCGGCCAAGCAGTCCGGCTTTTGCGGCGGCGCGGCGGGAGTCACCTCTCGGATGCTGACCGAGCAGAAGAGGATTTCCATTGACGCTGAGGAGAACGCTGAGTTTTCGTTTGGGGAAAACACTTTGGAAGCTGAAGCAAGAGATAG GAGCACAAGGGAAAGCACACCATGCAGTTTAATAAGGGATTCAAATGCCATTGAGACACCTGGTTCAACCACAAGGCAAAGGACATCATCAACTTTCACAAGCCCAATGATCCTTGAACACATTCAAAGAAATATTCCAACTACTTATGAGATGGAGGAGTTCTTTGCTTGTGCAGAGAAGCagcaacaaaaaatatttatggaCAA GTACAATTATGACATTGTCAATGATGTACCTCTCTCAGGACGGTATGAATGGGTCCAAGTACATCACTAG